The genomic window CTTCACGGAGTGCTGGGTCGGCTTGGTCTTCAGCTCACCCGCCGCCGCGATAAACGGCACCAGGGTCAGGTGAATGAAGATCGCCCGGCCGCGCCCCAGCTCGTTGCCGAGCTGGCGGATCGCCTCCATGAACGGCAGGCTTTCGATGTCGCCCACCGTGCCGCCGATCTCGCACAGCACGAAGTCTAGGTCCTCCGTATCGGACAGAGCGAATTCCTTGATCGCGTCCGTCACGTGCGGGATGACCTGCACCGTGCCGCCCAGGAAGCCGCCCCGGCGTTCCTTGGCCAGAATGTCCGAATAGATGCGGCCGGAGGTAATGTTGTCCGACCGGCGCGAGGGCACGCCGGTGAACCGCTCATAGTGGCCGAGGTCGAGGTCCGTCTCAGCGCCGTCGTCCGTCACATAGACCTCGCCGTGCTGATAGGGACTCATCGTCCCCGGATCGACATTGAGGTATGGATCGAACTTACGCAGACGGACCTTGTAGCCGCGCGCCTGGAGCAAGGCTGCAAGCGAAGCGGCCATCAGGCCTTTGCCGAGGGACGATACCACGCCGCCGGTGATGAATATGAACCGCGCCATGGGCCTACACTATAGACAAATTAAAACCATTCGCGCCACCAAATCTTGAGGTGGCGCGCTCGAATTCTGTGGGTAAGTTTTAGTCTCCGACCGGAACGGACGGAAGGTTGGGCAACGTCTGGGCGGGCTGCTGTTCCGGGGTTGCCGGGGTCGTCGGCGCGTTCTGGCCGGGGGTGGCCGGAGCGGTCGTCGTCGTACCCTGCTGCAACAACTGGTCGATTTCCGACGGAGCCCCCCGCTCAATCTTGGCGAGGAACGCCAGGCCGATCGAGGTCAGAATGAACAGGCCCGCCAGGATCGCCGTTGCGCGCGTCAGCAGGTTGGCCGCGCCACGCGCGGTCATCAAGCCGCCGCCACCGCCACCGATACCAAGGGCGCCGCCCTCGGAACGCTGAAGCAGAATGACGGTCACCAGCGCAACCGCGATCAGACTGTGGACGACGAGCAGAAAGGTCATCATCGGGAAAAGACTCCACCGGGCGCCCGAAAGCGGCGCCTCCATCGTGCCGGACGGCTGTTAGCCGGTACGCGCCGGATTTGCAACCCGGCGCGTCACCGTATTCACTGTTCTCAGGCCTTCACCCCGGCAACGATGCCAAGGAAATCCTGCGCTTTAAGGCTCGCGCCCCCCACCAGCGCGCCATCCACGTTTTCGATGGACAGCAGCTCGGCGGCGTTGGACGGCTTCACCGAGCCGCCGTAGAGCACCCGCATCCCCTCGCCTTCCGCGCCGAAGCGCTCGACCAGCTGGTGGCGGATGGCGGCATGCACGTCCGCCACTTCCGCGACGGTCGGGGTGCGGCCCGTACCGATGGCCCATACCGGCTCGTAGGCGATCACGGTGCTGGCGGCCGTCGCGCCTTCGGGCACCGAGCCCACGATCTGTCCGCCTACCACGTCGAGGGTGCGGCCTGCGTCGCGCTCCGCTTCCGTCTCGCCGACGCAGATGATGGCGGTGAGCCCGGCCCGCCAGGCGGCCTGGGCCTTGGCATTGACGACTTCGTTGGCCTCGCCGTGGTCGGCGCGCCGCTCGGAGTGGCCGACGATCACCAGGTTTGCGCCCGCATCCGCCAGCATTTCGGCGGAGGTGTCGCCGGTGTGCGCGCCGCTGGCCTTGGGGTGGCAGTCCTGCCCGCCGATCTGGATACGGCTGCCGGTGGCCTTGGCGGCAAAGGCGGCAACCAGGGTAAAGGGCGGACAGATGGCCGTATCGATTCGCTCGGAGGCCTGCGCGACGCCTGCGATCATCGCCTCCAGCTCGGCGATGGATGCCGCCAGCCCGTTCATTTTCCAGTTGCCTGCGATCAGCGGTCGCCGCATCACCACGTCCAGCCCTCCCTCGTATCGTATCAAAAATTCACGGTCTCGAACTGGGCCGGTGGATAGCAGAAGCCGGGTCAAAATGGCAAAGCTCATCGCGCGCCAACGGCTTGGGAACCATTTCTTCCGCCTGACCGACCCAAGGATGCTTGCCGTGTCGGTGCCGCCTACCTATGATCCGCGCCCGTTCTAGATCCTCTATTCGTGGCAGGCACTCCATGCTCGCAACAATTCGCAAAGCGCTTTCCTCCTGGGTCGTCGTCGGCCTTCTCGCCCTGCTCGTGGCGGCCTTCGTGCTGACCAGCGTGCAGGATCCCTTCTCCCTCGGCGGGGGCGCGCGGCTTGCGAAGGTGGGCGGCCAGACCATTTCCACCAATGAATTCGTCCAGCAGTTCGAGCGGATCTTCCGCATGGAACAGCGCGATCGCCCCGAGATGACCCGCGCCGACGCCGTGCGCGCCGGGGCCGACCGCCAGGTGCTGTCGCTCCTGATCACCTCCTCGGCCTTCCAGGACTTCGCGGAAGAGACTGGCGTTGCCGCCGGCCCGCGCAACCTGAGCAATGCGATCCGCTCCAACCAGGCGTTCCAGATCGCCGGCCAGTTCGACCAGGCGACCTACGAGGGCGTGCTTGCCCAGAACAACATGCACAAGAAGGACTTCCAGCGCATGCTGGCGGCCGAGCTGGCCCGCGACCAGTTCATCAAGACGGTCTCTCTGGCGCCCGTCGTGCCGGAGCGCCTCACCAACGCCTATGTCACGCTGTTGCAGGAAGCCCGCACCGCCTCCATCGCCGTGGTGCCGTCCGAGAAGTACGCCGGCAGCATCGGCGCGCCCGACGACAAGGCGCTTGAGGCCTTCTACCAGGACAACATCCAGTCCTATACCGTGCCCGAGATGCGGAGCTTCAAGTACATCCTCCTCAGCCCGGAGGTTGTGGAGCCGACCATCAAGCTCACCGATGCCGACCTGAAGACCTATTACGACGAGCATGCCGACCAGTACGCTGGAGCCGAGAAGCGCACGCTCCAGCAATTGCTGCTGGCCGACGAGGCAACGGCCCGCAAGGCCTATGAGCGGATCAGCAAGGGCGAGGATTTCGTCGCCGTGGCGGCCGATGTTGGCGGCTTCTCGAAAAGCGACCTCAACCTTGGCGAGATGAGCCGCCAGCAGCTGGCCAAGGATACGTCCGAGGCGGCGGCTTCGGCGGCCTTTGGCCTGCCGGAGGGCACGGTGAGCAGCCCGGTCCAGTCGGAACTCGGCTGGCACCTGTTCCGCACCACCAAGATTACCAAGGTGGAAGGCCGTCCGTTCACGACGGTGAAGGATGAAATCGCCCAGACCCTGCGCCACGAGCGCGCGCTTGACCGCATCTACGAGGTAAGCCGCCAGGTGGAGGACGCGCTGGCGAACGGCGATGACCTCGAGGCCATCGGCAAGACCTACAACCTGCCCGTCGTCTCGGTGCCGAGCGTGACCCGCGTCGGCCTCGACAAGAATGGCCAGCCAATCCAGATGGCCCCGCAGGCCAAGGAGATGCTGGGCCATGTGTTCGATCAGCGCCCGGACGAAGACCCGACGGTCAACGAGCTGGACAAGGACACCTACTACGTGTCCAAGGTCGAGACGGTCACCCCGCCGACCCCGCGTCCGCTGGCCGAGATCAAGCCGCAGGTGACCGCCGCCTGGCGCGCCAGCGAGATGGAAAAGAAGGCGAAGGCCGCGGCCGATGCCATCGTCGCCGCCGTCAAGGGTGGCCAGGCGCTGGCCGCCGCCGCGCAGAAACAGGGGATCCAGGCGCCCCGCCCGCTCACGGTTCGTCGGATCGATGCCATGCAGCAGGGCGCGCAGCTGCCGCCGCCGGTGCGCGCCATGTTCACCATCCAGAAGGGCGACATCCAGGCCATCCCGGCTCCGGGCGGCCAGGGCTTCTTCATCGTCAAGGTGGACAACATCGAGACCAAGCCGGGCGCGGACGCCGTCATGCTGAAGGTCGCCACCCAGCAGGAAATCCAGGGCTCGGCCGGCACGGAACTGGCCGCCGCCTTTGCCCAGGCCGTCCGTTCGGACGTGGGTGTTCGTATCAACGAGGCCGCGTTCGGCCAGGTTCGCAGCCAGCTGCTCTCGGGCAGCGCGGAGTAGCTTAAAGTGGACATCTCCCCCGAGTTTTCCGACTTCGCGTCCAAATACGAGGCAGGTCAACCTCAATGCGTGTGGATGCGGCGCGTGGCCGATACCGAAACGCCGGTTTCGGCCATGCTCAAGGTCGGGCTGGATGACCAGGCGTCCTTCCTGTTGGAATCGGTCGAGGGCGGCGCCGTTCGCGGCCGCTACTCGCTCATCGGTCTCCAGCCGGATGTGCTCTGGCGGGCTCGGGGAGTCGCGCGGAAATTGCCCGCGATGCGCTGAACGCGCCGGACAGCTTCGAGCCCTGCGCGGGCGATGCCCTGCAGGAACTTCGCACACTCATCGACTCCTGCCGCATGGATGTGCCGGAGGCCCTGCCCAAGGCGCTGGCCCTGGTTGTCGGCTACATGAGCTACGAGACCACGCGGCTGGTCGAGCGCCTGCCTGAACCCAAGGACAGCCCGCTGGGCCTGCCGGACCTGTTCTTTCTGCGCCCTACCGTGCTGCTGGTATTCGACCGGCTGAAGGACGACCTGTTCCTCATCGCGCCGGTTTATCCCGGCAAGCTCGATGCACGCGCCGCCTATGAGCAGGCCATCGAACGGCTGAACAGCGTGGCGGGCCGCCTGGCCCAGCCTCTACCTGGCGGCGTCCGGCAGGACGCCGAGATCCCCGAGATCGCCATCACGCCTCATCTGGCGCCCGGCGCCTATCAGGACATGGTGCAGCGCGCCAAGGAATACATTGCGGCGGGCGACATCTTCCAGGTGGTGCTGGCCCAGCGCTTCTCCTCACCCTTCACGCTGCCGCCGTTCGAGCTCTACCGGGCGCTGCGGCGCATCAACCCCTCCCCGTTCCTCTATTTCCTCAACCTGCCCGGCTTCTCGGTCATCGGCTCCAGCCCCGAGATTCTGGTGCGCGTGCGCGATGGCGACGTGACCATCCGGCCCATCGCCGGCACCCGCCCGCGTGGGCGCACGGCGGAAGAGGATGAGGCCAACCGGGACAGCCTGCTGGCCGACCCCAAGGAACTCTCCGAGCACCTGATGCTGCTCGACCTCGGCCGCAACGACGTGGGCCGCGTCTCCTCGCCCGGCACCGTGAAGGTGACGGACCGCTTCTTCGTTGAGATGTACAGCCATGTCATGCACATCGTCTCCAACGTGCGTGGGCGGCTGGACCCCAGGTTTGATGCGGTTGATGCCCTCATGGCGGGCTTTCCGGCGGGCACCGTCAGCGGCGCGCCCAAGATTCGCGCCATGGAGATCATCAACGAGCTGGAACCGGAGGCGCGCGGCCCCTACGCCGGCGGCGTCGGCTACTTCTCGCCGGACGGTTCGATGGACAGCTGCATCGTCCTTCGCACCGCCATCGTCAAGGACGGCACCATGCATGTCCAATCCGGCGCGGGCATCGTCGCCGACAGCACCCCCGCCTATGAGCAGCGCGAATGCGAAGCCAAGGCCGGAGCCCTGTTCGCCGCCGCCCGCGAAGCGGTGCGTCTCGCTCGTCAGGCGCGCGGCAATCAGGCGTAAGCTGGGTTTACGGTTCTTTTTGCAGAGGGGCCCCCGTGCGCGGAGGCGCACAAACACTGGACGTCCCCCTGCACCCCCGTCTCGTTTATCGGGCCGCGGTTCCAACACCAATCTGGATAAAATATGTTAAAATTTTCATCCATATTGGCAAATCGCCGCTAATGGGGTTAAAACGCTTTTTGAGAGGTTTTTCCCTATTTTAGCTAGGGTGGTAGCGGGCACCTCCGGAATCGCGCTGTAAGGTGCCTTTACGGGGCCTGGCAGGGCATCCGGGCGCAGAGTCTCGCCCCGTTTTACCCGCCAGCCGAAATTGGGCCGCGCCCTTCATCCCGCGCACGACCCTGTAACAAACGGGAGGTGCAGGAGGGTTACGACCCTCCTGCAAACCAAATCTTCAAGAAACACTAACTCCGCGCGGAGCCCTTCCGGTCCCGCGCCAGCCGCCACAGGGGTGAGCCGCGCGTGGCGATGATGGCGCTGACCGGCACCAGATCGAACCCCTTTTCCCGTGCCTTGGGCAACCAGGCTTCCAGCACCTTGAGAGTCTGGGCGTGCGGGTGGCCGATGGCGATGGCGCTGCCATAGCGCCGGGCCAGGCTTTCCGTCTCCGCCAGCTGTCGCTCGATAGCGGCAGCCGTGATGTCGTTATCGAGAAATACGTCCCGCTCCGCGTAGGGCAGGCTGATCCGCGCGGCAATGGCGCGGGCGGTGGATCTGGCCGTGGTGCGCAGAATCGAGGAAATAGCCGCCATCCTGCCTCAGCCGCCCCAGCACCAGTTCCATGGCCGCCGCATTCTCGGTCATCGCGCTGCCCATGTGGTTGTTGACGCCCACATGCCCCGGCACGTGGGCCAGGTTCCAGGTCAACCGCTTCTCCAGCTCACCCGCGCCAAGGCCAAGCCGCAGAGCCTCGGGACCGGGGTCGGATCGCCCTTCCGGCTCCATGGGCAGGTGGACGATTACCTCGTGGCCATTGGCCCGCGCCCGCTCGCTCAGCGCGGCGATCGACTGGCCATAGGGCAGAAAGGCCAGCGTCAGCGGCCCAGGCAGGTCGACAGCCCGGCGGCTCTCCGCATGTCGCAGGCCAAGATCATCAATGACAATCGCAATCTGCGGCCTGCCGCCCGGCGGCGTCTTCAGCGGCTTCAGTGGCGGCGCTTTTTCCCCTTCCGGCAGAATCGCCTCCGTCTGCGGGGGAGCCGTTGCTTCCGGCGATACGCTTGCCATTTCTTCAGGCCGCAAATCCGTGGGCGCGGGCCTTGGCGCGGGTTCAGGCCGGCGCGGCGGCGTCAGCGGCACCACCCGGCTGCCCTTGCCGGCCCGCTCGGGGCGCGGCCAGAGACCAAACGCCAGGCCTCCCGCCGTCAGCGCAAGCCCGCCCGCGATGGCGCGCCGGGTCCAGCGGCGCGGCGCCTCGCCTTCCGTCAGACCACCGTCCGCCTCGACGTTGACGGCCGGATCGGCCACATCCCCGGCATCGGGCAAACGGCCGGGATTGGCCCTTGTCGAGGTCCCCTCGGCCCGCTTGCCGGCGATCGCGCTGGCGTTGCTCCTGTCAGAGTCGCCCCCGGCTGGATCATGACCGGATGCGCCCTGGTCAGCCGGGCCTTGCGTCTTTTGGCCCCGCCCTATCAGCCTCGCCCTTCTGGATGTGTGGTCTGTCATGATCTTTTGTAACTTGGCCCTTGGGATTCCGAGCATGAAAATTATGGCAAACCGGGCAGAAATCCCCGATAAGGCAGGCAAGGTTTGTTGACGCCCCCGGGTTTGTCCACGTCAGTCTTGTGGTTGAGGCGCTATGATCGTTGTTATCGATAACTATGATAGTTTCACGTACAATCTTGTCCATTACCTGGGCGAGCTTGGCGCTGAAACCTCCGTCATCCGGAACGATCAGGCCAGCGTGGATGAAGTCCTGGCGCTTCGTCCGCACGGGATTCTGCTGTCGCCCGGCCCCTGCACCCCGAACGAGGCGGGCATCTGCCTTGCTCTGATCGAGAAGGCCGCAGGCGCAGTTCCTATCCTTGGCGTCTGCCTTGGCCACCAGTCCATCGGCCAGGCGTTCGGCGGCCGGGTCATACGCGCGCCCCAGGTCATGCACGGCAAGCGCTCGGCCGTGTGGCACACCGGCCAGGGCATATTCGCGGGATTGCCCAAGCCCTTCCAGGCCACGCGCTACCATTCGCTTATCGTGGAGCGTGAAAACCTGCCGGAATGCCTTGAAATCACAGCAGAAACGGAAGACGGAATCATCATGGGCCTGCAACACCGGGAGTTGCCCATCCACGGGGTGCAATTCCACCCTGAAAGCATCGCCACCGAGGCCGGCCATCAGCTGCTCGGCAACTTCCTCGCCCTGTGCGGCCTGCCTGTCCGCCAGGTGGCGGCATGAGCGCGCTGCTTGCCGATTTCCAGGCCATCCTGAGCCGCCTGGCTGCTGGAGAGGCGCTGGAGGACAACCAGTCCGCCGCCGCTTTTGACGCCATCATGGCGGGCAATGTTGCCCCGGCCGTGGTCGGCGCGTTTCTTATGGGGCTCAAGATGCGCGGGGAAACCGCGGCCGATCTGGTGGCCGCCGCCGGGGCCATGCGCCGCCGCGCCATTCCCGTGGCTGCGCCGGCCGGCTCCATCGATACCTGCGGCACGGGCGGCGACGGCCTGTTCACTCTCAACGTCTCCACCGCTGCCGCCATCGTTACCGCCGCTTGCGGGGTCAAGGTCGCCAAGCACGGCAACCGGTCGGCCACGTCCCGGTCGTCCTCGGCCGGGGTATTGGAAGCGCTGGGCGTCGTCATCGGTCGCGAACCCGCCCATGTGGAGCGCTGCCTGGCAGAGCTGGGCATCACCTTCATTCTCGCCAATGCCCACCACCCGGCGATGAAGGCAGTGGCGGAGATCCGCCGCGCCCTCAAGGTGCCAACCATCTTCAATCTCGTTGGCCCGCTCACCAATCCCGCGAAGGTTACGCGCCAAGTCATTGGCGTCTATGCTGAAAAGTGGCTCGACCCCATGGCCGAGGCCATTGGCCGACTGGGCGCCCAGCGCGCCTGGATCATCTTTGGCGCGGGCGGCATGGATGAGTTGTCCCTCGCCGGCCCGTCCGTCGTGGCGGAGAACCGGGGCGGCCATGTCACCCGCTTCACCATCGTGCCGGAGGAGCTGGGGCTGACCACCGCTCCCATCGAGGCCATTCGCGGCGGCGATGCCGAGCACAATGCGGCAGCGATGCGCCGGATGCTGACGGGCGAGCCGGGGGCTTACCGCGATACCGTGATCCTGAACGCGGCGGCAGCCCTGGTCGTTGGCGACAAGGCTTCTACCTTGGCGGAAGGCGTTGCCCAGGCAACCGCCGCCATTGACAGCGGCAAGGCGGTCGGGCTTCTCGACCGTTGGATTTACATGACGAAGCAGAACTGATGACCGATACGCTGCAGAAGATCCTCTCCACCAAGCGCGAGCATGTCGCCCGCTGCAAGCTGGCCAAGCCTCTGTCGGCGGTCGAGGCCGACGCCAGGGCGCAGGAGCGGCCGCGCGGTTTCCTGATGGCGTTGGAGCGAGCCCGCCGCGAGGGCCGTTACGGTCTCATCGCTGAAATCAAGAAGGCCAGCCCCTCCAAGGGGTTGATCCGCGAGGACTTTGACCCGCCGGCACTGGCCGAGGCCTATCTCGCGGGCGGTGCCACCTGCCTTTCGATCCTGACGGACGAACCCTATTTCCAGGGCTGCAACGCCTATCTCAAGGCCGCGCGGCGGACGGTACCCCTGCCCGTTCTGCGGAAGGACTTCATGATCGACCCCTACCAGGTGGTCGAAGCCCGCGCCA from Pedomonas mirosovicensis includes these protein-coding regions:
- the trpC gene encoding indole-3-glycerol phosphate synthase TrpC → MTDTLQKILSTKREHVARCKLAKPLSAVEADARAQERPRGFLMALERARREGRYGLIAEIKKASPSKGLIREDFDPPALAEAYLAGGATCLSILTDEPYFQGCNAYLKAARRTVPLPVLRKDFMIDPYQVVEARAIGADCILLIIAGLEDSQAAELEAAAESLGMDVLVEVHSAEELERATRLNSRLLGINNRNLKTMSVDINTTIELASLLPQGYLVVGESGLRTKADLDLLAARSVTTFLVGESLMAQPDVTAATRSLLGLAAE
- the trpD gene encoding anthranilate phosphoribosyltransferase — protein: MSALLADFQAILSRLAAGEALEDNQSAAAFDAIMAGNVAPAVVGAFLMGLKMRGETAADLVAAAGAMRRRAIPVAAPAGSIDTCGTGGDGLFTLNVSTAAAIVTAACGVKVAKHGNRSATSRSSSAGVLEALGVVIGREPAHVERCLAELGITFILANAHHPAMKAVAEIRRALKVPTIFNLVGPLTNPAKVTRQVIGVYAEKWLDPMAEAIGRLGAQRAWIIFGAGGMDELSLAGPSVVAENRGGHVTRFTIVPEELGLTTAPIEAIRGGDAEHNAAAMRRMLTGEPGAYRDTVILNAAAALVVGDKASTLAEGVAQATAAIDSGKAVGLLDRWIYMTKQN
- the tpiA gene encoding triose-phosphate isomerase is translated as MRRPLIAGNWKMNGLAASIAELEAMIAGVAQASERIDTAICPPFTLVAAFAAKATGSRIQIGGQDCHPKASGAHTGDTSAEMLADAGANLVIVGHSERRADHGEANEVVNAKAQAAWRAGLTAIICVGETEAERDAGRTLDVVGGQIVGSVPEGATAASTVIAYEPVWAIGTGRTPTVAEVADVHAAIRHQLVERFGAEGEGMRVLYGGSVKPSNAAELLSIENVDGALVGGASLKAQDFLGIVAGVKA
- a CDS encoding divergent polysaccharide deacetylase family protein; the protein is MPDAGDVADPAVNVEADGGLTEGEAPRRWTRRAIAGGLALTAGGLAFGLWPRPERAGKGSRVVPLTPPRRPEPAPRPAPTDLRPEEMASVSPEATAPPQTEAILPEGEKAPPLKPLKTPPGGRPQIAIVIDDLGLRHAESRRAVDLPGPLTLAFLPYGQSIAALSERARANGHEVIVHLPMEPEGRSDPGPEALRLGLGAGELEKRLTWNLAHVPGHVGVNNHMGSAMTENAAAMELVLGRLRQDGGYFLDSAHHGQIHRPRHCRADQPALRGAGRISR
- a CDS encoding peptidyl-prolyl cis-trans isomerase — its product is MLATIRKALSSWVVVGLLALLVAAFVLTSVQDPFSLGGGARLAKVGGQTISTNEFVQQFERIFRMEQRDRPEMTRADAVRAGADRQVLSLLITSSAFQDFAEETGVAAGPRNLSNAIRSNQAFQIAGQFDQATYEGVLAQNNMHKKDFQRMLAAELARDQFIKTVSLAPVVPERLTNAYVTLLQEARTASIAVVPSEKYAGSIGAPDDKALEAFYQDNIQSYTVPEMRSFKYILLSPEVVEPTIKLTDADLKTYYDEHADQYAGAEKRTLQQLLLADEATARKAYERISKGEDFVAVAADVGGFSKSDLNLGEMSRQQLAKDTSEAAASAAFGLPEGTVSSPVQSELGWHLFRTTKITKVEGRPFTTVKDEIAQTLRHERALDRIYEVSRQVEDALANGDDLEAIGKTYNLPVVSVPSVTRVGLDKNGQPIQMAPQAKEMLGHVFDQRPDEDPTVNELDKDTYYVSKVETVTPPTPRPLAEIKPQVTAAWRASEMEKKAKAAADAIVAAVKGGQALAAAAQKQGIQAPRPLTVRRIDAMQQGAQLPPPVRAMFTIQKGDIQAIPAPGGQGFFIVKVDNIETKPGADAVMLKVATQQEIQGSAGTELAAAFAQAVRSDVGVRINEAAFGQVRSQLLSGSAE
- a CDS encoding anthranilate synthase component II, which produces MIVVIDNYDSFTYNLVHYLGELGAETSVIRNDQASVDEVLALRPHGILLSPGPCTPNEAGICLALIEKAAGAVPILGVCLGHQSIGQAFGGRVIRAPQVMHGKRSAVWHTGQGIFAGLPKPFQATRYHSLIVERENLPECLEITAETEDGIIMGLQHRELPIHGVQFHPESIATEAGHQLLGNFLALCGLPVRQVAA
- the secG gene encoding preprotein translocase subunit SecG — encoded protein: MMTFLLVVHSLIAVALVTVILLQRSEGGALGIGGGGGGLMTARGAANLLTRATAILAGLFILTSIGLAFLAKIERGAPSEIDQLLQQGTTTTAPATPGQNAPTTPATPEQQPAQTLPNLPSVPVGD
- a CDS encoding divergent polysaccharide deacetylase family protein, coding for MAAISSILRTTARSTARAIAARISLPYAERDVFLDNDITAAAIERQLAETESLARRYGSAIAIGHPHAQTLKVLEAWLPKAREKGFDLVPVSAIIATRGSPLWRLARDRKGSARS